A window of Anaerobaca lacustris contains these coding sequences:
- a CDS encoding ATP-dependent nuclease: MGDIDLRGGSVFHRYGEPPAILKATFSNGCEVHVRIGENNQIFGLLFDDSGKPVRTKAVAANIDLPSIAILPQIRPLQESEKLLTEEYVRRSVDTGLSSRHFRNQVHFMRSEYFDKFVQRTEQSWRQLHIESLNIEGDHPDDQYLSFHVRDTDFVAEVGWMGHGLQMWLQTMWFLARSSDAATVILDEPDVYMHADLQRRLIRMLKMDQRQTIVATHSVEIMSEVGPEDIVVVDKTRKQSSVAASLPAVQKTIDQLGGVHNIHLARLWNSRRHLLIEGKDVPLLKVLQNVLSPDSDLPLDIIPNVSVGGWSGWQRAVGSAKSMKNAAGEDIITYCIFDSDYQTEDEINERYEQACEHDINLHIWSEKEIENYLLVPVAIVRVIEGRIPANRHCPTPEDVANQIEKIASSMRDDVFDAMSQQYLAGDRAGGVTAANRKARKRIEKAWQTREGRQRIVSGKRVVSELSKWSKDNFDVSFGAISLARAMTKKDVQKEVRGVIQAIVRGTKIPLRLRSTGD, encoded by the coding sequence ATGGGTGATATAGATCTGCGCGGCGGTAGCGTATTTCATCGCTACGGCGAGCCCCCCGCCATCTTGAAGGCTACCTTCTCGAATGGGTGTGAGGTCCACGTTCGTATCGGAGAGAATAACCAGATATTTGGCCTCCTATTCGACGACTCCGGGAAGCCAGTTAGAACAAAGGCAGTAGCAGCAAATATCGATCTTCCGAGCATTGCCATCCTTCCGCAGATAAGACCACTCCAAGAATCAGAAAAGCTACTAACGGAAGAGTACGTTCGCCGTTCTGTCGATACAGGTCTCTCGTCCAGGCACTTTCGCAATCAAGTTCACTTCATGCGTTCGGAGTACTTCGATAAGTTTGTGCAGCGGACCGAGCAGTCTTGGAGACAGCTACACATCGAAAGCCTGAACATTGAAGGCGACCATCCTGACGACCAATATCTTAGTTTCCATGTTCGGGACACGGATTTTGTGGCTGAGGTTGGGTGGATGGGACATGGTCTGCAGATGTGGCTCCAAACCATGTGGTTCTTGGCTCGATCATCCGATGCGGCTACGGTTATTCTCGACGAACCCGACGTCTACATGCACGCGGACCTGCAGCGGCGTTTAATTCGCATGCTTAAGATGGACCAGCGACAAACAATCGTGGCCACTCATTCAGTTGAGATCATGTCCGAAGTCGGTCCTGAGGATATTGTTGTCGTGGACAAGACTCGAAAGCAGTCATCTGTAGCCGCATCTCTGCCCGCAGTGCAAAAGACAATCGATCAACTTGGTGGTGTCCACAATATCCATTTGGCGCGCCTGTGGAATTCTCGTCGACATCTTCTTATTGAGGGCAAGGATGTTCCGCTACTGAAGGTCTTGCAGAATGTCCTATCACCCGACTCGGATCTACCCTTAGACATAATCCCCAACGTATCTGTTGGCGGGTGGTCCGGATGGCAGCGGGCCGTTGGATCAGCCAAGTCAATGAAGAATGCGGCCGGGGAAGACATTATCACCTACTGCATCTTCGATTCAGACTACCAAACAGAGGATGAAATCAATGAACGCTACGAACAAGCCTGTGAACACGATATTAACTTGCATATATGGTCGGAGAAGGAGATTGAGAACTACCTGCTCGTGCCAGTAGCCATCGTACGAGTGATTGAGGGCCGTATTCCCGCCAACAGGCATTGTCCAACACCTGAAGATGTGGCAAACCAGATCGAAAAGATAGCGTCCTCAATGAGAGATGATGTGTTCGATGCGATGTCTCAGCAGTATTTAGCCGGCGATAGGGCCGGGGGCGTTACAGCGGCAAACCGAAAGGCGAGAAAGCGGATTGAAAAAGCTTGGCAGACCCGTGAGGGTAGGCAGCGCATCGTTTCTGGTAAACGAGTAGTATCCGAGTTGTCAAAGTGGTCAAAGGACAACTTTGATGTGTCATTTGGAGCTATCAGTCTCGCAAGAGCCATGACCAAGAAGGATGTTCAGAAGGAAGTGCGTGGTGTTATCCAGGCAATCGTACGTGGCACGAAGATTCCCCTTAGGCTGCGCAGTACTGGAGATTGA